The window CCGTCGTCGAACGTCAGTACCACCTCGTGGTCGGCGAGCGGCAGCGTCAGCGGATAATTTTTCAATCCTACCCGCGGCCAGGTGGCGGCATCCATCTTGAGGACGCGCGAGGTGCCAAGCGTTCCCTGGCGCGGACAGTCCGCGGCCTGGGCCGCCGCGATCCCAGCCATCGAGGCGACGAAGCCGGCCGCGGCCAATTTCATGAACTTCCGAGCCGGTTTGCCGCGGCGCATCTTTGTCATTGCACTAAGCGTTGCCCATTGGGTAATGCGTGGAGCGATAGCTCAAACGAATTCTGCAAATCTGTCAAACCGGCGAGGCGTGGCATGGCCGAACGAATCGAAATTGCCCAACCCGCCGATACCACCGTGCTCGACCGTCTGCCGATGCGCGACGAAGACGGCGAAATTCGTCACGAATTCGTCGCGGAGATGACGCGTGCGATCCATGCCGCCGATACGCCGTTCTTGCGCGCGGAGGTCGCCGAACTGCACGAGGCCGATCTCGGCGATCTGGTCGCCGCGCTCGAGCCGCAAGATCGTGTCAGCCTGGTCGAACTGACCGGCACGGATTTCGACTTCTCGGCCTTGACGAGGTCGACGGCGCCGTCCGCGAGGAGATCCTCGAAGAGCTCGAGCCCGAGACGTTAGCGGAGGGCGTTCGCGAACTCGAATCCGACGACGCCGTCGAATTGCTCGAGGCGCTGGACCAGGAGGAGCAGGAGGAAATCCTCGAAAAGCTGCCGCCCTCGGAGCGCGTCGCACTCGAGCGCAGCCTGGAATTTCCCGAAAATTCCGCCGGCCGGCGGATGCAGACCGAATTCATCGCGGTGCCGCCGGACTGGACCGCGGGACAGGCGATCGACTACATGCGCGACACGCCCGACCTGCCGGATCGCTTCTACGAAATCTACGCGGTCGATGGCGCGCAGCGCTTGCAGGGCGCGGTGCCGCTCGACGCGCTATTGCGTTCGCGCCGGGCGGTGCCGCTCGCCGACCTGATCGAGGAAGACCGCCGCCGCGTATCGGTGCTGGAAGACCAGGCCGAGGTGGCACGGCTGTTCGAGAAATACAATCTGGTCGCCGCGCCCGTCGTCGATACCGAAGACCGGCTGGTCGGCGTCATCACGGTCGACGACGTGGTCGACGTGATCGAGGAAGAGGCGGATGAGGATTTGAAGGCGCTCGGCGGCGTCACCAGCGACGAAGAACTTTCCGACAATGTCTGGACCATCGCGCGGGGCCGCTTCAACTGGCTGCTGGTCAATCTCGCCACCGCCTTTCTGGCCTCTTCCGTGCTCGGCCTGTTCGAAGGCCAACTGGAGAAGATGGTGGCGCTGGCGGTGCTGGCGCCAATCGTCGCGAGCCAAGGCGGCAATGCCGCCACGCAAACCATGACGGTCGCGGTGCGCGCGTTGGCCACCCGCGAGCTCGGCTCCAACAACGCGTTTCGCGTGGTGGTGCGCGAGGGCCTGGTCGGCCTCGTCAATGGGCTTGCGTTTGCGATCATCACCGGCGTCGCCGCGGTGGCCTGGTTCAAGATCCCCGGGCTCGGCGTCGTGATCGGGCTTGCGATCATCTGCAACCTGGTGGCCGGTGCGCTCGGCGGCATTTTGATTCCGATGGTGCTGGAGCGGGTGCGCGCCGATCCGGCGGTCGCGTCAGGCACGTTTGTCACGACCGTTACCGACGTGGTCGGCTTCTTCTCGTTCCTCGGCATCGCGACGCTGTGGTTCGGGCTGAAATAGGCCCGCCGCGACAGCTATTTGTATCGTTAATCGAGTATTAATGCGCTTCGACGATGATCGGTTCGCGAGGGGATCGGGCATGCGGCGTTTGCGGCTGAAGGCGGACGGACGGATCGTCGAATTGCGCGACGGGCAGGAATTTCCGCTCGCGCCGGTGATGCCGGTCGACGCGGCTGCTCCGGTGGTGCGCGACCTTCGCCGGCGCGCGCGCCTCACCCAGCAGGAATTCGCCGCGCGATTAGGCGTGCCGGTCGAGACCATCCGCAACTGGGAGCAGGGCAAACGCATGCCGCGCGGACCGGCGAGGGCGCTTCTCGCCGTGATCGCGCACGCGCCGGAGACCGTGTTTGCCGCTTTGGCGAGAGCTTAACCACCGGAGCAAGTCCTTATCCCGGCACCACACCTGCGTCCCGGCCTTGTTGGCAGCGCGGCCGCCGCGGGACATAATGGGGCTCGTTTTGTTCGAGTTCCCAAGATGCAATATGTCGAGGCTAACGCCGTCAAAATCCCAGCCATCGGGCTCGGTACCTGGGAGCTGCGTGGGCGCACCTGCGCCCGGCTGGTCGAGCAGGCGTTGCGGCTCGGCTACCGCCACATCGACACGGCGCAGGTCTATGAGAACGAGCGCGAGGTCGGCGAGGCGCTTCGCGCCTCGCGGGTAAAGCGCGACGACGTCTTCGTGACCACCAAGGTCTGGACCAATCATTTCGCGCCGAACGATCTGGAGCGCTCGACCAAGGAGAGCCTTACCAAATTGCGGCTTTCCGAAGTCGACCTGTTGCTCCTGCATTGGCCCAATCCGCACGTGCCGCTGTCGGAAACGTTGGGCGCGCTGGCCAACGCCAAGAAGCTCGGCATGGCAAGACATATCGGCGTCTCGAATTTCACGGTAGCGCTGATCGAGGAGGCCGTCGCCGCCTGTCCCGAGCGGCTCTCCTGCGACCAGGTTGAATTCCATCCCTATCTCGACCAGACCAAGGTGAGGGAGGCCTGCGCGCGGCATGGTATGGCGTTGGTCGCCTATAGTCCGGTAGCGAAGGGCCGCATCAAGGGCGACGCGACGCTGACGCGGATCGGTCAGGCCCACGGCAAGACCGCGGCGCAAGTCTGCCTGCGCTGGCTGGTGCAGCAGAATGTTTCGGCGATCCCGCGAACCTCGAAGATCGAGCGGCTGTCGGAGAATATCGAAATCTTCGACTTCGAACTGTCGGAGGAGGAGATGAACCAGATCTCGCAGATGGGAAGCGCCAAGGGCCGGCTAACCGATTTCGGTTTCGCGCCGAAATGGGATTGAGGCCGCGCCAACGCCCGCTATGCTGGCGGCGGGCAGGGGCGCCCCCAAACGTTGCAAACGTTGATTGACTACTACGGTGGAACCACTGCGGTTCATACGGTCGGGCATCGCGGCGTCGGCGATCGGCCATCTGTCAATTTTGACAATGGTCCTGATTTTCACCGAGGTGCATCCGTTCGGCTCGGTCACGGCCGAGCCGATCACGGTCGATCTCGTCTCCCCGGCCGAGGTGACGGCGCCCCCCAAGAAGGAAGAGCCGCCAAGGCTGGAGCTGCCAAAGCAAGAGCCTTCCGACGCCTTGGACCTTTCCTCGAAATCAGCGCCTCCGCCAGCACCGGCATCTGCCGCGCCGCAGGAGGCCGCCGCCCCGCCGCAAAAGCAGGCCGCGCTGACGCCAAAGCAAGCGGCATCGACACATGCGCCCCCTGTCAAGCAACCGGCAGCCGCCCAGCCGCAGCCGCCGGCGACGTCGCCGGTGCCGGGCTTCGTTCCGCCTCAGCCCGACCTGACCATCAAGTACAACGTGCTGCTCGGTCTGCCCCCGGAACTGCCCCCAACGGTGCCACAAGACAAACCTGGCGACGGATTTGACGCCCCGGCATCACAGACCGCCGACATCGCTTCCAGCATGATCGCGGAGTTTCGCCGTCATCTTAAAGCATGTTCGAAGCTGCCGGCGTCGATCGCGCCCACCGATCCGATCAGGGTAAAATTGCGGGTATTGATGGCGCCCGACGGCAAGCTCGCCGCCGATCCGATCCTGATCGAGGCCAGCGCCTCCGCCAAGGGACCGGCCTTGATGCAAAACGCGATCGCAGCGCTCGAGGCTTGCCAGCCCTACGCGATGTTGCCGGCCGACCGCTACGGCGAATGGAAAGTGCTCGATCTGAGTTTTACGCCGCAGGATTTTACGGGCGGCTGACGGTGTTCTTAGTGGATTCTTGGCGTCAATGCGACGGCGGGGCGGGCGCTTATTTCCCCATCGCGCGCCAGGCGTTCGAGGCGAACTGCCGGCGCCAGGTGACGATCACGACCAGGGCGGTGGTGACAAACAATACCCACGGACTGACGAACCAGCCGAGATAGCCGAGCGCGAAGAAGAACGCGCGCTGGCCGCGGTTGAAATGCCGGCCGGCGGCTTCGAATAGCCTGGTGGTCCGGATCACATGCGCTTCGGCTTCCGGCGTGTCGCGCGCCTCCGCCGGCGGCATCGCGCCGAGCAGGATCGCGACGTAATTGAACAACCGGTAGGCCCAGGCGAATTTGAAGAACGCGTAGACGAAGATCAGCGTCAGCCCGACGCATTTGATCTCCCACAGCGCCGGCGTCGGGCTGAGATCGATCGGCAGTTCGCTCAATACCGCGAGCGCATCCCTGGTCGAGCGCAACAGCGCTAGCGCACCGCCGATCGCGAGCAGGCTGGTAGAGGCGAAAAACGCGGTGCCGTTTTGCAACGACGCCATGATCTGCATGTCGACCATGCGGGCCTGGCGGTCGAGCATGCGGCGGATCCAGACCTCGCGATAGGCATGCATGCGGGCGGAGAGGCTGTCGCGCCCGTATTTGGTATGCTCCAGCGTGACGGCGTACACGCTCCATTCAAGGATGAAGAAGGCAACCGCTAGGATATCGACCAAATATGCACGCATCGCCGCCCCCAATGGAGCGCGAATGCTGCCATGCGTGGGCAATCGCGGCAACCGGCACGGTGGCGGATGTGCGGTTGAACACTTCCGGCGCGCTATGGCAGGATGACGAACGGATTGAAGGGATTTTCTCGCATGGCCTTGACGCTCGTGATCGGCAACAAGAACTACTCGTCGTGGTCGATGCGGCCGTGGCTGGCGCTGCGCGCCAGCAACATCGCATTCGACGAAATCTTCATCCCGCTCTATACGGGTGCGGCCGACAAGCAGCGGATTCTTGGTTTCACCCATTCCGGCAAGGTGCCGGCGCTGATCGATGGCGACATCACGATCTGGGATTCGCTTGCGATCATCGAATACGTCGCCGAAAAATTTCCCGACGCGCGGCTGTGGCCGGAGGACCGCGCGGCCCGCGCGCATGCGCGGTCGATTTCAGCGGAGATGCATTCGGGCTTTGCGGCCTTGCGCAACGAATGCGGCATGAACCTGCATCGCCCGGTCGGCGCCGTCGCGCTGTCGGACGATGCGCGCGCCAATATCGCGCGCATCGAACAAATCTGGCTCGAATGCCGCGCGCGCTACGGAACCTCGGGGCCGTTTTTGTTCGGCGCCTTCGGCGGCGCCGACGCCATGTTTGCGCCGGTGGTGCATCGCTTCCGCACTTACGCGATTGAGGTGGCGCCGGAAGCAAAGGCTTATATGGAGACGATGATGTCGTTAGCGGCGTTTCAGGAATGGACCAGAGCGGGGCTCGTCGAAACCATCGTCATTGACAAATTTGAGACGGTGTAAGCGCTAATTTGCGCCAAGCTTGGTCATATTCGCAGCTTGACGGGAGCTGGCGAAAGCGGTCTGAATCCTAACAACCGCATCCAGCGAAAGGGCCTGGCCATGGGAATTCTCGATTCACTTGAAAATTCACCGGCGTTCAAGGGGATCCTCGGCCAGCTCGAGTCGGCCGTGGTGCCGGTCGTGCTGAGCGAAGTGCTCGGCAATGGCAGCCAGGGCGGGCTCAACGCGATCGTCGCCAAGCTGCAGCAGGCAGGCCTCGGCGATCAGGTCAAATCCTGGCTCGGAAACGGTCAGAACCTGCCGATCACGGCCGACCAACTGCAGCAGGTGCTGGGCAGCGACACCGTCAAGCAACTGGCGGCCCGGTTCAATATCCCGATCGATCAGCTCGGCCCGGTTTTGGCGCAGGTGCTGCCCGCGGTCATCGATCACGCTAGTCCGAACGGCAAGCTCCCACATACGGCTTAAAGCGGGGCAGAAGCGAGTTCGCGGCGGCGCCTAGTAGATTTGCCGGTTACCCGCCGAATTGCCTTTATCGTGCTGAAAAACCTGCAAAATCCGCGTATTTGCCATGTGCGGATGTAACTGGCCAACGCGGCCGCCGCCGTGCTATACCGCGCCCGGGTTTTCCAGTCAGCCGTTGCAGCGGGACCGTGAGCGCGGCCGACTTTTGTTGTGATGGAGAGGGTGTTGAAGCACAAATTCACCGTTGGAGAGACCGTCTATTTCACTGCCAGCAATGTCGCACGTCCAGCCGCCAGCGGCACCTATGAGGTGGTCCGCCTGCTCCCGACCGACGGCGACGACTGCCAGTACCGGATCAAAAGCTCGACCGAGGCCTTCGAACGGGTGGCCAAGGAAAGTCAGCTCGACATTAGCTGACAAATAGCGCGAGCTGACAAATAGCGCGGACCGACGGATGGTACACACGGCCGGGTGACGCGGATTCCGCGTCGCTGCCGTGAAAAGGCCCCGTTCGCAGAACCATTCTGCCAGAATCTGAGTGCGGAAATGGACGCACTCACTTTCGCTGAATGCGTTTGTGCTGCGTCGAGGGGACATCGCGCATGAACTGGGCCTGGGCTAGCTCGCTTGATCATATCTGGCGTTCGCCAACTTTCCCGATGTGGCTGACGCTGGCCGCGGCGGGATTCTTCGGGATCATCGTTCTGATCACGCTGTTGCGCGCCGAGAAATCGGTCGCCAACGGCGCGCTGACGGTGATCACGCTATTGGCGATCGGCATCGCGGCCGCCGCCACCATCCGCGGCTTCGGTCCTTTCGATAGGACAGCGTCTTCCGAGCCGCCATCTTCCCGGCAGGCGAGCATCGCGCTGCCGGCACTGTCGTGTATCGACGATATTGCCGGGGAGACCGTGCTGACGGCGTGCGAAAAAGCGCTGTTCGGTGCGCCCGAAACCGCGGCGGCGGCGCTGTCCTATGCGGCGTCCCAGATCACGCGGCTGACCGCGCTCGGCGATGTCACCACCGCCAACAAGAGCATGACGCCTGAATTGCAGATGGTGCGCCGCGCGATCGAACGCGACCGCTACGGGCTGATGGCTTACGTGCTCGCCGCGCGCGACCATTGCACCGCCGCGGACTGCGCGGCGTTCCGCGCGCTGACGGATTATCACCAGATCGTCGTCAACATGGACGAGCGGACCTATGAGGGCCTGATCGCGCGTTACGCGCCGTCGTGGAACGCGCCGCCGCCCACGGCTGCGGCTCCAGTAGCAGCACTTGCGCCGACCATGCCGACGGGCAAACCCAC is drawn from Bradyrhizobium lablabi and contains these coding sequences:
- a CDS encoding glutathione S-transferase family protein; translated protein: MALTLVIGNKNYSSWSMRPWLALRASNIAFDEIFIPLYTGAADKQRILGFTHSGKVPALIDGDITIWDSLAIIEYVAEKFPDARLWPEDRAARAHARSISAEMHSGFAALRNECGMNLHRPVGAVALSDDARANIARIEQIWLECRARYGTSGPFLFGAFGGADAMFAPVVHRFRTYAIEVAPEAKAYMETMMSLAAFQEWTRAGLVETIVIDKFETV
- a CDS encoding DUF599 domain-containing protein, with the translated sequence MRAYLVDILAVAFFILEWSVYAVTLEHTKYGRDSLSARMHAYREVWIRRMLDRQARMVDMQIMASLQNGTAFFASTSLLAIGGALALLRSTRDALAVLSELPIDLSPTPALWEIKCVGLTLIFVYAFFKFAWAYRLFNYVAILLGAMPPAEARDTPEAEAHVIRTTRLFEAAGRHFNRGQRAFFFALGYLGWFVSPWVLFVTTALVVIVTWRRQFASNAWRAMGK
- a CDS encoding aldo/keto reductase, translated to MQYVEANAVKIPAIGLGTWELRGRTCARLVEQALRLGYRHIDTAQVYENEREVGEALRASRVKRDDVFVTTKVWTNHFAPNDLERSTKESLTKLRLSEVDLLLLHWPNPHVPLSETLGALANAKKLGMARHIGVSNFTVALIEEAVAACPERLSCDQVEFHPYLDQTKVREACARHGMALVAYSPVAKGRIKGDATLTRIGQAHGKTAAQVCLRWLVQQNVSAIPRTSKIERLSENIEIFDFELSEEEMNQISQMGSAKGRLTDFGFAPKWD
- a CDS encoding YidB family protein, producing the protein MGILDSLENSPAFKGILGQLESAVVPVVLSEVLGNGSQGGLNAIVAKLQQAGLGDQVKSWLGNGQNLPITADQLQQVLGSDTVKQLAARFNIPIDQLGPVLAQVLPAVIDHASPNGKLPHTA
- a CDS encoding helix-turn-helix domain-containing protein, which encodes MRRLRLKADGRIVELRDGQEFPLAPVMPVDAAAPVVRDLRRRARLTQQEFAARLGVPVETIRNWEQGKRMPRGPARALLAVIAHAPETVFAALARA